Part of the Mangifera indica cultivar Alphonso chromosome 4, CATAS_Mindica_2.1, whole genome shotgun sequence genome, GTTTTGCTAAGCTTTGTCACAAAGTAGGGATTTTGATGATTAACATATTGTCTCACTTCCTCCCTGGTCAAGACACTGTCAGATTCTCGGGGCACTCTTGCCCTGACACCGGCACTTTTCTTGGATTTGTCTCCTGAATCAAATTAACAATGGGTTACTTATATCTCACACAAACCCCATTACATATCTCTAAGGCATTCATAAATGTACATAGAATTACTCTGAAATGAAAGAaagtgtaaaaaatatataatgtttaCCATCATTCCCACAAATCATTTCGACTCTATGGTGCAATGTAGCTATTACTTTTGGTTCTATTTCCTCCTCCTCTTCAACATTACTTTCACTGTCATCATTGTCAATATTATGATCATCATCAAGGTCAACATCAACAGTTTCATGCTCATCCTCTTGTTCCTCCTCCTTTATATCAAAGCCCACAAGAGGACCAGTTTCACTCTTCTCACAGCCAGATTTTCCCAAAATCTTAACATTGAATCTACCATCACCATTAtgttgaaaaattagaaaatctcCAAACTCTAAAGAATTATCTTCCACAAACTTCTGCCAGCCATTCACAAAAAAAACCCCATTGTCAGTATATCTGATTTTCATATGCCAAACTTTTCCCATTTGATTCTGGAGATCAACATTCTTTGGCAATGCATTCAAGTGTTGTACCCAAGCATCCGGGATTTTCTACAGAAGAAAACAATTTCATCATTAAATGTGAATCATGACATGTAAAAGACAGATCATAAGTGCAGCAAGGAAAATGAAAGTACCAAACAGGAAGAGCTGCGCATTGGGATGTAGACCTTGAAAAATTCAGGCAACCTCTTGTTGGTTCTGTTGGGCGCCATTTTTTCTGTTCTTCAGggaaaaaactaaaacaaagcCAAATTAGAAGAGTCTGTTACTCAGAGCCTCGAAGAAAAAGCAACCGAAATGTGGATATGGTCAGTACTGTATTTGAAGGtgagaatgaaaaagaaatacagCTTTTGGGCAGGGCCCGACTCGTATCACCCAAGCTTCCCCTTGAGGCCGAAAAATGCGGATTTCGTTGTGCCTTAAATAAGGCAAATTTTACTCCAACCGAATTCAATACTGTGGGCCCCGCATGTCTAACTGTTGACTCCTCCTTCATGTAGAGGATGCTGCCTGCCTGCCGCCGCCATACAATGCGAACTTCATGATAATCACGGTGCAGAGGCAGAGCAGTCATACTGATTTGATGATCGGAAATCTTAACACAATTGCAGAAAACTGACAGATTTCTGGATTAATTCAGTGAAAAATTATACAGGCAGAAGGGGCAAGGTGAGACGTGCTCACACGGGATGTAATGTAACTCCTTCAGCAAGAGACTACGTGGCATTATCCCATGAAATAggaattcatatatattttattaacttaatttcaatatttattgaaattaattaactcattattcagattaatttagataattacaaattatattatgagTCATGCCACCTTTTATCTTAAGAGATGctgatttttttctctctaacaGGCCATGGATATCAAATTTCAACACTTACTTCTGAAAGGTTTAGTACAGAGATGTCTTTCTTTCTGATATCTCTGACTTCAAAGGCCAAATTCAATAGAACCCGTCTCTCAGTCTCAGAGTCGCTACTctcttcaattttcaaaaaccatttcaaaccaaatttgttCCATTTTACTGTGCTTAAACTTATCCTTCTTAAGTAGCTCCAAATAGATGAATACAACCATCTATCTAAGGCCTTATTCAAAGCAATAAAGCTCAAAGATTACCACTGCTACTgcttcattataaaaattaagaacTATTTCAAGTTATGGATCCTTTTGAAACAAACATTACAAAAGAAATTGGAAAGTGGTTAAGCTATGCTCACAGGTTTCACAACACCCTAATGATCATTTACCTTTTACTCTATCAACTCATGAAATACTGCAACTTTAAAAGAACATCCTTCATGATAGGCTAAACTGTTACAAATATAGCCTTCCTCCAAGTTCTTCTCATTTGAAAATGTAACCCAATTTTGCTTATAAACATTTCAGCAAGCCACTCAGTTCTATCACAACATTGTAGTTTAATATGTTTGGTAACTTACCTCAATTATGTATCTGCAAATTTGAGCAGCACATTCTTCACAAGCAAAAAGGATGCCGCGAAGCATACATCACCTCAGTTGCATATTTGTTGGAATTAAACTTATCATCTTCCAATTCAAGCATAGTTTTCTACCACATTACCTCAGTTGAGGAGATTCAAAGAGATGAATATAACCATCTATTTAAGGCCTTAGTCAAGCAATAAAGCTCGAAGATTATCACAGTTACTGCAACTCATTACAAAAAGTTGAAGCTCACAGCTCACACATGGCTAACTGCACAAAATCCTAATAATTTAGATTTACTCTATAGAAGCAGAAAATGCTGAAACTTTAAAAAGAACATCCTTCATGCTAACCAGCTCAAAGTTACAGATATCACCTGTCTTAAAGTACCTGTCACTTGTAGTTCTAGTCCATCCTTTGCTTATATAACATGTACTATCATACCATATCATTTTAGCAACTGACTTGGTTCCATCAGAATACTGTAGTTTAACATGTTTGCTAACGTCTCTCAAATATCTAGTGGAAAATTTGAGCGGCACATACTGCACAAGCAAATAAAAAGGCAACTCGGCATATATCATatgttgattaattaatatcaaattgaaaacatatttGAAGCTCACCACACGAGCGTTACGTAGGTTATTTGACTGCCAGATCACCATAAATGAAGGTTTTTTAGGCTTCAATAACTTAGCAGCACTGATTgccctctctctttcttctgCTGTAATATGGCCATATTTTCTAGTAAAATAAATTCCCATATCTTCAAGTATAGCCAACAGCTCCTTTTGTTCTGCAATTTATGGTCAGTTATTAGAAAGAACGTTTAACAAAAACAGAACAAGAGATGCAGGTACATAAATAATTTACctattttgcttattttattaTCTCCCTCTGAAGAATGTTCACCAACTCTAttggaattattttttatctcaacCTTGTATTTGGAAACTACTGTTTGGTGTTCACCCTTTCCATTGTGTTTAGCTTTCTCAAATTTAGTCCTACCAGTCCTGTCCATGTCTTTATCTACTTGACATGGCACAAAACGCTCAACACTTTTTCTTTGTTGCCTTTTGCGGTGCACAGATCTTCTTGAATTGTACTTTGTAGTTAAGTTCAATTTGGGTTCCCTTGACTCACTCATCACCTCCATCCCTTCCATTTTCTGCCTCTTTCTTTGAATGTCTTCAGTTTGTTTCTCCCAATTCTCCCTGTAAAGAGTGCGCATTTCCCGATATGGGTGTCTACTTGTACATCCATGAAAAACTTTGCTTCTTGAAGGAGTAAACAACGGATTTGGAGTTGGGTAGTCCTCAGTTGCCACTTCATCATCTTGGTGTATTGAGTTCCTTTTCTCATTGCTTGCATCTTTACCATTACATGCATAGTTAACCTCACAGGCAGTCATATCAAATATAAGAACATTAAAATCTGAATTCTTTATATACTTGAAAACCAAGAAGTATCCAGCACGGATTGAATGGTATTCCATAAAATCCTGCCAGCCCTCATGTAGCCAAATCTTTTGCCCATCTTTTATCAAACCCACTTTCCAAGCACGACCATTAGGTACCGTGAGTGTAGCAACCGCAGAAAGTTCATCTCCAAATTTTCTCACAAACATTTCCGGAATCCCCTGCATTTatgcaaataattttatatgatatatatatatactaggAAACCTCTGAACATCAGTCTAATACACGTTTCCAATAACACTACAGTCACAAATTTAGAAAGAGTAGATCAATTTTACAAAGACAAGAAGATTGGTATTAGAAAGTTTTGTCACTAAACAAAGGAAAGTAAACTATTTGGCTAGATTAAACTTAACAAGCCCATGAAATTTATCACTTTGAAGATTTAAAGAGAACAAAAGACCAAAATCATAGAAGATTATTTCAACCTTTCACATGGTTAAGAttgaagttttttcttttttttttttttttgggtaaataagATTGAAGTAATTCTCCTTTCACACTATTGATTCACAAAACTTAATATGGAATTGACAGCCACAGGAATGAGTGTAGCAACTAATATCAAGcatgaaactgaaaattatgCATATGATAATGCATCAATATATTGATGGCATCTGAAAAACTTTCAAGTACTAAGTCACAGAAACTTGTTCAGACGCTCAAATGAAGCCTTTGCCATATTAAACAACATTCTCTGGAATGACATAAATCAACAGAATCCGCAATATCATAACATgtgaacataaaaaattaatgccTATATTACATGAATACTAAACGTTCTTAGTACccatcatcaaaataaataaacttggAGAGGATGTTACATGCAGAATACAAAAAAGGAATACTTTAATCAATACCAGCTTTACATGTTTTAAAGACATAAAAAGGGCATTCTTtgcttatttttctctttcaaagcTAGGTAGCTCTTCTCATGCGAAATCAATACTGAATTACTTAAATGTTACGTTGGCTAGCCAAGAAACTACAAGAAATGAAAGTGCATATATGCGTTTATGTAGCTTAGTTTAAAGACGAAAGAAAAGGggtcttttttttcttgttttaactAAACATCTCAGCAGAGCAAGGAATAAAAGTTATGACTTACCAGTTTCTTGTCTTTAAGGGAATGCGTTTATGTAGCTTAGTTTAAAAACGACAAAAAAggggtcttttttttttcttgttttaactAAACATCTCAGCAGAGCAAGGAATAAAAGTTATGACTTACCAGTTTCTTGTCTTTAAGGGAGGAGGGGAGGATAACCTTGAAGAAATGTGAAGGTGTCTCCGCCATATTACATGCAAAGAAATTTGGGTCTCTGTTAGACCTGAGctatatatatagttaattgGCAATAACAGATGACTGCTATTACAGGCTTTGGGCTTTCAGCTTCTCAAACTCTATCTCTGCACAACATTAATCAAGAAAACATGCTGACAGTTATAATTTCAATGCTATCAGATTGGACTTTAATGCCATCCCGGAAGTTGAAAAGTTTAACATTAAAATAGTGTAGACGATATTTAAGCTAAAATGAAGACCCCAAATATCTATAAAtccaaatataaatttgtttaaatatagaATTTTGGGTTGACAATGTGGTAATTCAAAACTGCAACTTGATGGGTACCCGTTGATATGGGCTAGCAAACCTCCAGTCTGATGGGTTCCAGCAGCATTCACAGCAGCTCCCTCGGTTTCAGGTTCAACTCTTCTCCAATCAACACCACACTCAGCAAGTCTCCAACAACCAGCAATATCTCACAACAAACAGCAAGAAAAATGAGCAAGGTGGTAGCAACGGATTTTCAGATTCTACTCCAACTTTCCACAAACAATAGACACATACAGACAGAtataagaagatgaagaagaaaatagggCTCATTTCATTCAACACTGATCAAGAACAGTGGCAAATACATATCCATGGCAGTTTGTAAAAATAACAGGAAATGAAAAATAACAGTAACGAAAGTAGACGCTGGGTTCTGATTTTGAGAGCTAGTCCTCTCACAAGGAAATGTAAAAACTGTTTACAGTGACAAATGATATCAATCTTCTCTGCTTTCTCCTCCCTCTCACTACAGAATATATGCTGAAA contains:
- the LOC123214200 gene encoding B3 domain-containing transcription factor VRN1-like — encoded protein: MAETPSHFFKVILPSSLKDKKLGIPEMFVRKFGDELSAVATLTVPNGRAWKVGLIKDGQKIWLHEGWQDFMEYHSIRAGYFLVFKYIKNSDFNVLIFDMTACEVNYACNGKDASNEKRNSIHQDDEVATEDYPTPNPLFTPSRSKVFHGCTSRHPYREMRTLYRENWEKQTEDIQRKRQKMEGMEVMSESREPKLNLTTKYNSRRSVHRKRQQRKSVERFVPCQVDKDMDRTGRTKFEKAKHNGKGEHQTVVSKYKVEIKNNSNRVGEHSSEGDNKISKIEQKELLAILEDMGIYFTRKYGHITAEERERAISAAKLLKPKKPSFMVIWQSNNLRNARVYVPLKFSTRYLRDVSKHVKLQYSDGTKSVAKMIWYDSTCYISKGWTRTTSDRYFKTGDICNFELVSMKDVLFKVSAFSASIE
- the LOC123214203 gene encoding B3 domain-containing protein REM20-like: MAPNRTNKRLPEFFKVYIPMRSSSCLKIPDAWVQHLNALPKNVDLQNQMGKVWHMKIRYTDNGVFFVNGWQKFVEDNSLEFGDFLIFQHNGDGRFNVKILGKSGCEKSETGPLVGFDIKEEEQEDEHETVDVDLDDDHNIDNDDSESNVEEEEEIEPKVIATLHHRVEMICGNDGDKSKKSAGVRARVPRESDSVLTREEVRQYVNHQNPYFVTKLSKTRKNLLFVPSYVLKDFGIQLAAQVTFLDELERKWPGTVMYWKDGRIWIKGWRQVCRWNHVQKDDRCICEFPLAIGRSNIILVHIVRGVGSQSQPTNQEPNQTNQ